The genomic stretch atgtatatctaagtttcattttttaaattatatttataaaaatatgaatttgtataagtATTCATAGTCTAGTGATAATTATGTGACAATGCCAACACTGTTTTAATGGGAATTATCTCGGAACGCGAGTTTTGCTAAATGAAACAGTGAGTGTTCACATAACAAACAAAGTCAATTGTTAAATTAACTATTCCTTGTGGTAGTTGACTATATACTGCAGAATTATTTTGAGTGAACATTTGTAATATCTTTATGTAAAACCGAGAGAAAAGAATTATGGTCTCGGTGATGCAACCATTCATGGTGAGTGAATTCGTAAAGGTGAAACAAGTTACCGGTTTTCTTCTGCTTTGAAAGATATCATTTTTCGTACAACCGTtcgaaaagtttgaaaattaaatgacTTCTCAATTGTATCACAGGATGTTGAGAGTTCGAGAAGTTACATCGATGAATTATACTCGTTGGATCCTCAAAAATGCTTAGAAGCTATTATGTGAGTACAAATTGTACTTAACCTCTAAACTTGTTTATTAAAggtcattatttattaaaataattataacatatgatgtaaagaaacgttaaaaaggtaatattattaaaacaatcttATAGTTTTTCTTACTTTCTACCATTACTTTGTCAATGTTCATTTAATCAAACATATATGTTAACTATAATTgatctgttttttttttgtttctagatGCCTAAAAAATTCTGTAATTGGAAGTAATAGACAAAAAGGATCTGTAATAGCACAAGGTGTAGTACCTCGTTTATTGCAACTTCTTGGAGATACATCAGACAGAATTGGAGATAATATAAGGCTAGAGGCTGCAGTGACTTTGGGTTCTTTAGCTAAAGGAACTGATCAACATGTGCTGGCACTTATAGATCTTGGTGTAGTGCCGTTGCTTTTTCAGGTTATATTATCTACACCTATCACAGAAACGCCATTAGAAGGAAAACCAAAAATAACAGATTTATTAAACGAGGCATGCTTACGTTGTTTGAGAACAGTATTTCAACATCCATCAGCACCGGTTCATTCAATATACCAGGATCCTGCACTAGTGCCAAGATTGGTATCATTAGCAAATCAATCAGTCACTTGTCAAATTTGTGTAGCAACAATTTTAACAACAGCATGCAAGGTACAGAAATGACAAAATCAAATCTAACTTTGCTATGTAATccttaaaattatattttaaataatttcttgttaGACAACAGAAGAGCAAAGTGCTTTAGCCAAAGGAGGTGCGGTAGAAACATTAGCAATGCAGTTGGATTCTCCATTACCTGATGTTCAATCATCAGCTCTAGCATGCTTGGCAAATATGTGTTATAAGAATTATGGGGTATGTGTTACGGTTGCATCGGCAACTACCAGTAACACACCACAGGGTAGGCTTGTACCTGTAGCATTAGGACAATTAATGGGCCGTGAGAAAAGCTCGTTAATTCAACTTGAAGCTGCAAGATGTGTTACATATATGCATAGAACTGGAGTTCTAGTACACAAAGATCCTAGAATTATATACCGTGCTTTACCTTGTTTGGTACGACTTTGCCATCGAGATCATCCGCCTCGTGAAAGAGTAGCAGCGGCTGAAACTTTGGCTTTCCTTACTGAAGTTAATACTGAATTGCAACGTCTAGCTTCCATTAGTAATCATTTAATTCCTACTCTTGCAGAATTATTACGATGTCATCCACATGtaagtatattatacattatagatTTACATATCTATTTTGTATGTTTactattgttaatatttcatgttaataaattgtacaagTGCAAGATTGTACTTGCAATGGCGCAGCTACAGGATGCAACATTAACACAAGATATGCGACAAGCTGCATTCAGGGCATTTGCATCCCTTGGTGCTAATGATGAAGATATTAGGAAACGTATCATCGAAACAGAAAGTCTTATGGAACAAGTAGTGGCAGGACTTCAGGATCCAGGAGGTTCTCACGTACGTTTAGCAGCAGTTAGATGTCTTCATTCTCTTTCTAGAAGCGTTCAGCAACTCCGAACAACGTTTCAAGATCATGCTGTTTGGAGGCCCCTTATGCAATTGTTACATGGTGCAGATAAGGGATTGGAAGGTAAgatataatgatatttttagaCTTAAtggattattattaaaatagtatgatttatacaaaattacgaCACATTTcctttaaaatgttttaattatacataactCATTCAATGAAGTCGTACAATATTACTGAAGAACATTGAAGATATTCTTgcatattttttgtaataccAGTTGTATAAGTctaaaacgaaaatttttcaaaattagatCATGCTATTagtatctattattattaattagtataatTGTATTATGTAGGTAGAGGCGAAAGTGAAG from Bombus pascuorum chromosome 2, iyBomPasc1.1, whole genome shotgun sequence encodes the following:
- the LOC132916844 gene encoding armadillo repeat-containing protein 8-like isoform X2; translation: MVSVMQPFMDVESSRSYIDELYSLDPQKCLEAIICLKNSVIGSNRQKGSVIAQGVVPRLLQLLGDTSDRIGDNIRLEAAVTLGSLAKGTDQHVLALIDLGVVPLLFQVILSTPITETPLEGKPKITDLLNEACLRCLRTVFQHPSAPVHSIYQDPALVPRLVSLANQSVTCQICVATILTTACKTTEEQSALAKGGAVETLAMQLDSPLPDVQSSALACLANMCYKNYGVCVTVASATTSNTPQGRLVPVALGQLMGREKSSLIQLEAARCVTYMHRTGVLVHKDPRIIYRALPCLVRLCHRDHPPRERVAAAETLAFLTEVNTELQRLASISNHLIPTLAELLRCHPHLQDATLTQDMRQAAFRAFASLGANDEDIRKRIIETESLMEQVVAGLQDPGGSHVRLAAVRCLHSLSRSVQQLRTTFQDHAVWRPLMQLLHGADKGLEGRGESEVDLLTVASSTLCNLLLEFSPSKEPILESGGIELLCSLTKRCTPALRLNGIWALMNVAFQAEQQVKLQILQCLGTDQIFCLLADQDIPVLMKTLGLLRNLLSTKAHIDRIMGEHAAHVMQAVILVLEDPRHPADVKEQALCILANVADGNRAKDHIMANEDVLKKLMDYMMHSNVKLQIAAVFCVCNLVWREEPGAAQRQARLKELGFYRILQQLRHSKDLQLFDKYVKQSLNLPFYLCLKMIFEYPCKL
- the LOC132916844 gene encoding armadillo repeat-containing protein 8-like isoform X4, with amino-acid sequence MVSVMQPFMDVESSRSYIDELYSLDPQKCLEAIICLKNSVIGSNRQKGSVIAQGVVPRLLQLLGDTSDRIGDNIRLEAAVTLGSLAKGTDQHVLALIDLGVVPLLFQVILSTPITETPLEGKPKITDLLNEACLRCLRTVFQHPSAPVHSIYQDPALVPRLVSLANQSVTCQICVATILTTACKTTEEQSALAKGGAVETLAMQLDSPLPDVQSSALACLANMCYKNYGVCVTVASATTSNTPQGRLVPVALGQLMGREKSSLIQLEAARCVTYMHRTGVLVHKDPRIIYRALPCLVRLCHRDHPPRERVAAAETLAFLTEVNTELQRLASISNHLIPTLAELLRCHPHLQDATLTQDMRQAAFRAFASLGANDEDIRKRIIETESLMEQVVAGLQDPGGSHVRLAAVRCLHSLSRSVQQLRTTFQDHAVWRPLMQLLHGADKGLEGRGESEVDLLTVASSTLCNLLLEFSPSKEPILESGGIELLCSLTKRCTPALRLNGIWALMNVAFQAEQQVKLQILQCLGTDQIFCLLADQDIPVLMKTLGLLRNLLSTKAHIDRIMGEHAAHVMQAVILVLEDPRHPADVKEQALCILANVADGNRAKDHIMANEDVLKKLMDYMMHSNVKLQIAAVFCVCNLVWREEPGAAQRQARLKELGFYRILQQLRHSKDLQLFDKVRTAMAQFYDA
- the LOC132916844 gene encoding armadillo repeat-containing protein 8-like isoform X1; this encodes MVSVMQPFMDVESSRSYIDELYSLDPQKCLEAIICLKNSVIGSNRQKGSVIAQGVVPRLLQLLGDTSDRIGDNIRLEAAVTLGSLAKGTDQHVLALIDLGVVPLLFQVILSTPITETPLEGKPKITDLLNEACLRCLRTVFQHPSAPVHSIYQDPALVPRLVSLANQSVTCQICVATILTTACKTTEEQSALAKGGAVETLAMQLDSPLPDVQSSALACLANMCYKNYGVCVTVASATTSNTPQGRLVPVALGQLMGREKSSLIQLEAARCVTYMHRTGVLVHKDPRIIYRALPCLVRLCHRDHPPRERVAAAETLAFLTEVNTELQRLASISNHLIPTLAELLRCHPHCKIVLAMAQLQDATLTQDMRQAAFRAFASLGANDEDIRKRIIETESLMEQVVAGLQDPGGSHVRLAAVRCLHSLSRSVQQLRTTFQDHAVWRPLMQLLHGADKGLEGRGESEVDLLTVASSTLCNLLLEFSPSKEPILESGGIELLCSLTKRCTPALRLNGIWALMNVAFQAEQQVKLQILQCLGTDQIFCLLADQDIPVLMKTLGLLRNLLSTKAHIDRIMGEHAAHVMQAVILVLEDPRHPADVKEQALCILANVADGNRAKDHIMANEDVLKKLMDYMMHSNVKLQIAAVFCVCNLVWREEPGAAQRQARLKELGFYRILQQLRHSKDLQLFDKYVKQSLNLPFYLCLKMIFEYPCKL
- the LOC132916844 gene encoding armadillo repeat-containing protein 8-like isoform X3; translated protein: MVSVMQPFMDVESSRSYIDELYSLDPQKCLEAIICLKNSVIGSNRQKGSVIAQGVVPRLLQLLGDTSDRIGDNIRLEAAVTLGSLAKGTDQHVLALIDLGVVPLLFQVILSTPITETPLEGKPKITDLLNEACLRCLRTVFQHPSAPVHSIYQDPALVPRLVSLANQSVTCQICVATILTTACKTTEEQSALAKGGAVETLAMQLDSPLPDVQSSALACLANMCYKNYGVCVTVASATTSNTPQGRLVPVALGQLMGREKSSLIQLEAARCVTYMHRTGVLVHKDPRIIYRALPCLVRLCHRDHPPRERVAAAETLAFLTEVNTELQRLASISNHLIPTLAELLRCHPHCKIVLAMAQLQDATLTQDMRQAAFRAFASLGANDEDIRKRIIETESLMEQVVAGLQDPGGSHVRLAAVRCLHSLSRSVQQLRTTFQDHAVWRPLMQLLHGADKGLEGRGESEVDLLTVASSTLCNLLLEFSPSKEPILESGGIELLCSLTKRCTPALRLNGIWALMNVAFQAEQQVKLQILQCLGTDQIFCLLADQDIPVLMKTLGLLRNLLSTKAHIDRIMGEHAAHVMQAVILVLEDPRHPADVKEQALCILANVADGNRAKDHIMANEDVLKKLMDYMMHSNVKLQIAAVFCVCNLVWREEPGAAQRQARLKELGFYRILQQLRHSKDLQLFDKVRTAMAQFYDA